A genome region from Vulpes lagopus strain Blue_001 chromosome 7, ASM1834538v1, whole genome shotgun sequence includes the following:
- the ARRDC2 gene encoding arrestin domain-containing protein 2 isoform X2, which translates to MRPGGVRSFALELARGPGGAYRGGERLCGRVLLEAAAPLRVRALEVAARGGAATHWLEGRSVGINAVSSDYAAAETYLRRRQLLLRDTGETTTLPAGRHEFPFSFQLPPTLVTSFEGKHGSVRYCIKATLHRPWVPARRARKVFTVIEPVDINTPALLAPQAGALEKVARSWYSNRGLVSLSAKIDRKGYTPGEVIPVFAEIDNGSTRPVLPRAAVVQTQTFMARGARKQKRAVVASLAGEPVGPGRRALWQGRALRIPPVGPSILHCRVLHVDYSLKVCVDIPGTSKLLLELPLVIGTIPLHPFGSRSSSVGSHASFLLDWGLGALPERPEAPPEYSEVVADGEVAAMGQSSFPPLQDTDLSFEGPFFAYIQEFRYRPPPLYSEEDPNPASEAMRPRCMTC; encoded by the exons ATGCGCCCGGGGGGCGTGCGCAGCTTCGCGCTGGAGCTGGCCCGGGGCCCCGGCGGCGCGTACCGCGGCGGGGAGCGGCTGTGCGGCCGGGTGCTGCTGGAGGCGGCGGCGCCGCTGCGGGTCAGGGCGCTCGAGGTGGCGGCACGCGGCGGGGCGGCGACGCACTGGCTCGAAGGCCGAAGCGTGGGCATCAACGCGGTGTCCAGCGACTACGCGGCCGCCGAGACGTACCTGCGGCGGCGGCAGCTGCTGCTCCGAG ACACCGGGGAGACCACGACGCTGCCTGCGGGTCGCCACGAATTCCCGTTCAGCTTCCAGCTGCCTCC gaccctggtaaCATCATTCGAGGGTAAGCATGGCAGTGTCCGCTACTGCATCAAGGCCACCCTGCACCGGCCCTGGGTCCCTGCCCGCCGGGCGAGGAAGGTGTTCACTGTCATTGAGCCTGTGGACATCAACACCCCTGCCCTGCTG GCCCCTCAGGCGGGAGCTCTAGAGAAGGTTGCCCGATCCTGGTACAGCAACCGTGGTCTTGTCTCTCTCTCCGCCAAGATCGACCGAAAGGGTTACACGCCAG GTGAGGTCATCCCAGTCTTCGCTGAGATCGACAATGGCTCCACGCGCCCAGTGCTTCCTCGGGCCGCAGTGGTCCAGACGCAGACCTTCATGGCTCGGGGCGCCCGCAAGCAGAAACGAGCAGTGGTGGCCAGTCTCGCCGGCGAGCCTGTGGGCCCTGGGCGGCGGGCGCTGTGGCAGGGCCGGGCACTGCGGATCCCCCCTGTGGGCCCTTCCATCCTGCACTGCCGGGTGCTACATGTGGACTACTCCCTCAAG GTCTGCGTGGACATCCCTGGCACATCCAAGTTGCTCCTGGAGCTGCCACTGGTCATCGGCACCATCCCCCTGCACCCTTTCGGGAGCCGCTCATCCAGCGTGGGCAGCCACGCCAGCTTCCTGCTGGACTGGGGGCTGGGAGCCCTGCCAGAGCggcctgagg CCCCTCCCGAGTACTCAGAGGTGGTGGCAGACGGGGAGGTGGCAGCCATGGGGCAGAGCTCCTTTCCACCACTGCAGGACACTGACTTGAGCTTCGAAGGCCCCTTCTTCGCCTATATCCAGGAATTCCGTTATCGCCCGCCACCCCTGTACTCCGAG GAGGATCCAAACCCAGCCTCAGAGGCCATGAGGCCACGCTGCATGACCTGCTGA
- the ARRDC2 gene encoding arrestin domain-containing protein 2 isoform X1, with the protein MLFDKVKAFLVQLDGASAGAEPVFSGGQAVAGRVLLELAGPARVGALKLRARGRAHVHWTESRSAGSSTAYTQSYSERVEVVSHRATLLAPDTGETTTLPAGRHEFPFSFQLPPTLVTSFEGKHGSVRYCIKATLHRPWVPARRARKVFTVIEPVDINTPALLAPQAGALEKVARSWYSNRGLVSLSAKIDRKGYTPGEVIPVFAEIDNGSTRPVLPRAAVVQTQTFMARGARKQKRAVVASLAGEPVGPGRRALWQGRALRIPPVGPSILHCRVLHVDYSLKVCVDIPGTSKLLLELPLVIGTIPLHPFGSRSSSVGSHASFLLDWGLGALPERPEAPPEYSEVVADGEVAAMGQSSFPPLQDTDLSFEGPFFAYIQEFRYRPPPLYSEEDPNPASEAMRPRCMTC; encoded by the exons ATGCTGTTCGACAAGGTGAAGGCGTTCCTGGTGCAGCTGGATGGCGCGAGCGCGGGCGCCGAGCCGGTTTTCAGCGGCGGCCAGGCAGTCGCGGGCCGGGTGCTGCTGGAGCTGGCGGGCCCGGCGCGCGTGGGCGCCCTGAAGCTGCGCGCCCGGGGCCGCGCCCACGTGCACTGGACCGAGTCGCGCAGCGCGGGCTCGAGCACCGCGTACACGCAGAGCTACAGCGAGCGTGTGGAGGTCGTGAGCCACCGTGCCACGCTACTCGCGCCAG ACACCGGGGAGACCACGACGCTGCCTGCGGGTCGCCACGAATTCCCGTTCAGCTTCCAGCTGCCTCC gaccctggtaaCATCATTCGAGGGTAAGCATGGCAGTGTCCGCTACTGCATCAAGGCCACCCTGCACCGGCCCTGGGTCCCTGCCCGCCGGGCGAGGAAGGTGTTCACTGTCATTGAGCCTGTGGACATCAACACCCCTGCCCTGCTG GCCCCTCAGGCGGGAGCTCTAGAGAAGGTTGCCCGATCCTGGTACAGCAACCGTGGTCTTGTCTCTCTCTCCGCCAAGATCGACCGAAAGGGTTACACGCCAG GTGAGGTCATCCCAGTCTTCGCTGAGATCGACAATGGCTCCACGCGCCCAGTGCTTCCTCGGGCCGCAGTGGTCCAGACGCAGACCTTCATGGCTCGGGGCGCCCGCAAGCAGAAACGAGCAGTGGTGGCCAGTCTCGCCGGCGAGCCTGTGGGCCCTGGGCGGCGGGCGCTGTGGCAGGGCCGGGCACTGCGGATCCCCCCTGTGGGCCCTTCCATCCTGCACTGCCGGGTGCTACATGTGGACTACTCCCTCAAG GTCTGCGTGGACATCCCTGGCACATCCAAGTTGCTCCTGGAGCTGCCACTGGTCATCGGCACCATCCCCCTGCACCCTTTCGGGAGCCGCTCATCCAGCGTGGGCAGCCACGCCAGCTTCCTGCTGGACTGGGGGCTGGGAGCCCTGCCAGAGCggcctgagg CCCCTCCCGAGTACTCAGAGGTGGTGGCAGACGGGGAGGTGGCAGCCATGGGGCAGAGCTCCTTTCCACCACTGCAGGACACTGACTTGAGCTTCGAAGGCCCCTTCTTCGCCTATATCCAGGAATTCCGTTATCGCCCGCCACCCCTGTACTCCGAG GAGGATCCAAACCCAGCCTCAGAGGCCATGAGGCCACGCTGCATGACCTGCTGA